The following proteins come from a genomic window of Lycium ferocissimum isolate CSIRO_LF1 chromosome 4, AGI_CSIRO_Lferr_CH_V1, whole genome shotgun sequence:
- the LOC132054655 gene encoding succinate dehydrogenase subunit 7A, mitochondrial-like, producing MAFLLNKTALSKLRLNPQKTDESLMLARRGIHIEPGAREKALLAADPSLKRFKSHKQSVRTLKRVGDVLTIVVVAGCCYEIYVRAVMREEARKQAEGSA from the exons ATGGCGTTTTTGCTCAACAAAACAGCCTTATCTAAGCTTCGACTCAATCCTCAG AAAACCGATGAATCTTTGATGCTAGCACGACGTGGGATCCATATCGAACCTGGGGCTCGCGAGAAGGCT CTCTTGGCAGCGGATCCCTCCTTGAAACGCTTTAAATCACATAAACAGAGTGTACGAACCCTCAAAAGGGTGGGAGATGTTCTAACTATTGTTGTAGTAGCAG GATGTTGTTACGAGATATATGTGAGAGCTGTTATGCGGGAAGAAGCAAGGAAGCAGGCAGAAGGAAGTGCATAA
- the LOC132054654 gene encoding calcium-dependent protein kinase 24 yields MGTCMSVQNASFLKRTKMRPTPIDQETCSKNSSRTSVPKSQKFSRPITVVKDPSGDDIYKRYEFGKELGRGEFGITYQCVDKLSGENVACKTIAKSKLRTEIDVEDVRREVVIMRHLPKHPNIVSYKEVYEDKEAVYLVMELCEGGELFDRIVAKGHYTERAAARVTNTILEVVQVCHKHGVIHRDLKPENFLYANANENAQLKAIDFGLSIFFEPGQRFGEIVGSPYYMAPEVLRRNYGPEVDVWSAGVILYILLCGVPPFWAETEEGIAHAIVKGTIDFNRDPWPRVSDEAKDLVKGMLDANPYNRFTVEEVLEHHWIQNADKVSNVCLGEGVRSKIKQFTLMNKFKKKVLRVVADNLPQDQVHGIKQMFYMMDTDKNGNLSFQELKDGLHMMGQTVAEPEVQLLMDAADVDGNGMLNCEEFVTMAVHLQRLSNDDHLRQAFLHFDKNRSGYIEFEDLKVSLFDDPLGPKNDQVINDIICDADLDKDGRISYQDFKVMMSTGTDWKMGSRQYSKAMLNALSMRLFKDKSMQLKN; encoded by the exons ATGGGAACCTGCATGTCTGTACAAAATGCCAGTTTCTTAAAGAGGACCAAAATGCGGCCTACTCCTATAGATCAAGAAACATGTTCCAAGAACAGCAGTCGGACATCCGTGCCTAAATCCCAGAAATTCTCAAGGCCAATAACTGTCGTGAAGGATCCATCAGGCGATGACATTTACAAGAG GTATGAGTTTGGGAAGGAGTTAGGAAGAGGGGAGTTTGGGATAACATACCAATGTGTAGACAAGTTAAGTGGAGAGAATGTGGCATGTAAGACAATAGCAAAGAGCAAGTTGAGGACAGAGATAGATGTGGAGGATGTGAGAAGGGAAGTGGTTATTATGAGACATTTGCCTAAACACCCTAATATTGTTAGCTACAAGGAAGTTTATGAAGATAAGGAAGCTGTTTACCTTGTGATGGAGCTTTGTGAAGGAGGTGAACTCTTTGATAGAATTGTTGCAAAAGGACATTATACTGAAAGAGCTGCTGCTCGTGTTACCAATACCATTCTTGAAGTTGTCCAg GTATGCCATAAGCATGGTGTAATTCATCGGGACCTCAAACCTGAGAACTTTTTATATGCCAATGCAAATGAAAATGCTCAACTAAAGGCCATTGATTTTGGCCTTTCCATTTTCTTTGAACCTG GTCAGAGATTTGGTGAAATAGTAGGAAGTCCATATTACATGGCTCCAGAAGTTCTTCGACGAAATTATGGACCAGAAGTTGATGTGTGGAGTGCTGGCGTTATTCTTTACATTTTGTTGTGTGGCGTTCCCCCTTTTTGGGCAG AAACCGAAGAAGGAATTGCACACGCAATTGTGAAGGGAACAATAGATTTCAACAGAGATCCATGGCCAAGAGTATCTGATGAAGCTAAGGACCTTGTTAAAGGAATGCTTGATGCTAATCCTTATAACAGGTTTACTGTTGAAGAAGTCCTTG AACATCACTGGATACAGAATGCTGATAAGGTGTCTAATGTTTGCTTGGGAGAAGGCGTCAGATCCAAGATTAAGCAATTCACTTTGATGaataaattcaagaagaaagttTTGAGA GTTGTAGCAGATAACTTACCACAAGATCAAGTTCACGGAATAAAACAAATGTTCTATATGATGGACACTGACAAAAATGGGAACCTAAGCTTCCAAGAGCTCAAAGATGGTCTACATATGATGGGGCAAACTGTTGCTGAACCTGAAGTCCAATTGTTAATGGATGCT GCTGATGTTGATGGAAATGGCATGTTGAACTGTGAGGAATTTGTGACAATGGCTGTACACTTACAGAGGCTAAGCAATGATGATCATCTCCGCCAAGCATTCCTCCATTTTGACAAGAATCGAAGTGGATATATTGAGTTTGAAGACTTGAAAGTCTCTTTGTTTGATGATCCTCTTGGCCCCAAAAATGATCAAGTTATCAATGACATCATATGTGATGCTGATCTAGATAAG GACGGAAGGATAAGTTACCAAGATTTCAAGGTGATGATGTCAACAGGCACGGATTGGAAGATGGGTTCACGCCAATACTCAAAAGCAATGCTTAATGCACTTAGCATGAGACTTTTCAAAGACAAATCCATGCAATTGAAAAATTAA